Proteins from one Deltaproteobacteria bacterium genomic window:
- a CDS encoding DUF2283 domain-containing protein yields the protein MAKSAAARAVEQIAAAIPHLIRLPQGRAWVDYDREADVLYISLKRPQRATDTVDRDGILLRYRGKELVGVTVLNASKRTKNGKHQRQRR from the coding sequence ATGGCGAAATCAGCAGCAGCCAGAGCGGTAGAGCAGATCGCTGCGGCGATCCCGCACCTCATCCGGCTTCCGCAAGGGAGAGCATGGGTCGACTACGATCGCGAAGCCGACGTGCTGTATATCAGCCTCAAACGCCCGCAACGAGCTACCGACACCGTGGACCGAGATGGCATCCTCCTGCGCTACCGCGGCAAGGAGTTGGTCGGCGTGACCGTGCTCAACGCTTCGAAGCGGACGAAGAACGGGAAGCATCAGCGCCAGAGGCGATAG